The Micromonospora sp. NBC_00421 DNA window ACGTCTCGTCCAGGTCGACCTTCGCGCCGAGGAAGTACTGCGAGGCCAACTCGTAGCGCTCCCGGCCGGCGGCCTGCTTGTCCCGCCCGTGCGGGACCAGTTCGGTACGCAGGAACTGGCCGAACTCCGCGGTCGCCGCGGTCGCCGCCGCCGCACCCCGGCGCAGCTCGGTGCCGAGCGTGCCGTCGACGTCCAACCGCTGCACCAGGCCGTGGAAGAAGTTGTCGCCGTGCGGATCGGTCCAGCTGTCGCACTGCTTGGCCACCTCGGCCAGCTGCACCTTGGAGCTGACCCGGCCGGCGGCGGCGGCTTCGCGCAGGGTGGTCTTGTAGCCCTCCAACGTGCCGGCGAAGCGGTTGAGGCGGGCGGCGACATCGGCCCGGCCCTGCTCACCCTCGGTGGACATCAGGTCGAAGACCATCCGGATCTCGTGCAGCCCGCTGGCGATCACGTTCACCTCGCTGGTGATCTCGCCCGCCTCGTAACGGGCCAGCTCCAGGCCGAGGCGTTCCTGCATGGCCTCCTTGGCGGTCCGCTCCGCCACTGACTCCGGCTCGGTCACGTCCAGGTCGGCAAGGGTGCGCCGGGTCAGCTCGGCCCGTGCCTCGTAGCCGGCGGGCGAGAGGTCGTCGAGTTGGTCGTCGTAGCCGGAGATACCGACGTAGGTGGCGCCGGTCGGGCTCAGCGGTGCCCAGTCGGCCACGTACCGGTTCGCGAGGTCATCGATTCGTCCCACGCTGCGACCCTACGTGATCGTCGGTTCCGGTTGTCGAACACGCTTGTCGGGTTCGGGGCAGCAGGCGGGCCGGGGCGAAGTCGATCGGGAAGGGCAACCGGGAGCGCAGCCGTTGGCCACCGACCGCCCGGCACACGACCGGGTAGCCGCCGCCGTCGTCCCTACCCCACAGGGTCGCGGTCATCCGCTGGGGTCGCCGATCCAGCTCCACTCGCAGGAACCACGGCACCCCCGCCGTCGCGCAACGGCGCAGCCGGTCGACCGGGTCCGGCCGGTCACCGCGCCGGACGAACTCCACCGCCATCGTGCACAGTGTCGCCGTCACCCAGCGTTCCTGCTCGTCGTCGGCCGGCAGGGAGTGCAGGACGGTGACGTCCGGTTGGATCCAGCAGGACGCGGTGAAGGTCAGGTTGACCCGGCCGAGCACGTGCCGGCCGGTCGCCTCGGCCGCCGGGACAAACGCGCTGGCCAGAGCCGCCGTCGCCACACTTTCGACGGCCGGCGGGAACGGGGTGACCACCAGCCGGCCGTCGACGCACTCGTGCCGGGCACCGGCCAGCGCGCCGGCCGGCAGGTGCCGCTCCGCCTGCCGTACGGTCCAACCACCGGCCAGGGCCGGCACCGGTGCGGCACCGTTCGTCGACGACCTCAATCACGACACCTCCGGTCGATCAACGAGGCGGAGCCGCCGGAGTTCCTGTCGCCTGGCTCAGGGCAGCAGGTCACCCGGACCGCCGGGATCGTCCGCAAGTCGGATGGTCTCTGTGGCCGACGACACGGTGGCCGAAATCCGCGGGACTTCGTCGTGCCACTGCGGCAGAGTGCAAGGGGTGACAGGCCACACCACCCCTGACCGAGCCGCGCTGCGAACCTGGCTGCCGGGCTTCCTCGCCCTCGCCGCGATCTGGGGCTCCAGCTTCCTGTTCATCAAGGTCGGCATCGCGGAACTGCACCCGCTGCACCTCACCCTCTACCGGGTGGCGACCGGCGCGGCGACGCTGCTGGTGGTGTTGGTGCTGCTCCGGGACCGGCTGCCCCGCGAGCCCAGGGTCTGGGTGCACATGGTGGTGGTCGCCGCCTTCGGTGTGGCGATCCCGTTCACCCTCTTCGGCTACGGCGAGCAACGGGTCGAGTCGATGCTCGCCGGCATCTGGAACGCCACCACACCGCTGTTCGTGCTGCCACTGGCGGTGCTGGTCTTCCGTACCGAGCGGTTGACCGCGCGGGCCGCCGTCGGGCTCGGGCTGGGCTTCCTCGGCGTGCTGGTGGTGCTCGGCGTCTGGGAGGGGGTGGGCGGGGCGCACTTCGCCGGCCAGTTGATGTGCTTCGGTGCGGCGGCCTGCTACGGGGTGGCCATTCCGTACCAGAAGAGGTTCGTCGCCGGCAGTGCCCACTCCGGGCTGTCGCTCTCGGCGGCGCAGCTGCTGGTGGCCACCGCTCAGCTGGCGGTCGTCGGGCCGCTGGTGGCCGGGGTGCCGCCGGCACCGACCGGTCTGTCGTGGCCGGTGGTCGGGAGCGTGCTGGCGCTCGGTGCGCTCGGCACCGGGCTGGCCTTCGTGATCAATCTGCGCAACATCCGGATGGCCGGGGCGAGCACCGCCGCCACGGTGACCTACCTGGTGCCGATCTTCGCGGTGCTGATCGGCGCGCTGGTGCTCGGCGAGCGGCTGAACTGGCACCAGCCGGCCGGTGCGCTGGTCGTACTGCTCGGCGTTGCCGTCGCACAGGGCCTGCTCGGCCCCCGCCGACCCCGCCGGACGCCCGCTGCGGCCAGCTCGTCCGGCGTCGAGCCGTTGTCCGGCGTCGAGCCGTTGTCCGGTGGGGTGCGCCGGTCAGGCACGCCGTCCGCTGCCGGGCGGTGACCGGGTCCCCGTCAGCCCGCCCTCCGCGATGATCGACTCCAGGGAGTCGTAGTTGCGGTGTCCCGCCAGCTCGGATACCGCAACCAGGCCCCCGGGGAGCGGATCATCGCGGGCGTTGGGCGTTGGGCGTTGGGCGTCGGGCGTCGGGCGACCGGCAGGAGGCGGGACCCGGGTCAGGGGCGGGTCAGGGGCGGGTCAGGAGTGGGTGCGGGTGCGGGTCCAGTCGACCAGGCGGTCGGCCGGCCAGGTGTTGACCACCCGGTCGGCGGGGACACCGCACAGGGCGGCCCGGACGCAACCGAACCGCTGCCAGTCGAGCTGCCCGGGGGCGTGCGCGTCGGTGTCGATGGCGAACCGGCAGCCGGCCTCCAGGGCGCGGCGGATCAGCCGCTTCGGCGGGTCCTGCCGCTCCGGCCGGGAGTTGATCTCCACGGCCACGTCGTGCTCGGCGCAGGCGGCGAAGACGGCGTCTGCGTCGAAGTCGCTCTCGGGGCGGGTCCGCGCCCGGTGCCCCCGGTCGCCCGGGCCGGTCACCCCGGCCGGTCGGGACGACACCATCCGCCCGGTGCAGTGGCCGAGGATGTCCAGGTGCGGGTTGGCGACCGCGGTGAGCATCCGGCGGGTCATCCTCGCCCGTTCGTCGCGCAGGCCGCTGTGCACCGAACCGACCACCACGTCGAGCCGGGCCAGCAGCTCCTCGTCCTGGTCGAGGGAGCCGTCGGCGAGGATGTCCACCTCGATCCCGGTGAGGATGCGGAAGCCCTCGGGCAGCGCCGCGTTCACCGCCGCCACATGGTCGAGCTGCTGGCGCAGCCGGTCGGCGGTGAGCCCCCGGGCCACCGTCAGCCGGGGCGAGTGGTCGGTCAGCACCACGTACTCGTGGCCGATCTCGACAGCGGCGAGCGCCATCTCCTCGATCGGTGACCCGCCGTCGGACCAGTCCGAGTGGGTGTGGCAGTCGCCACGCAGCGCGGCCCGCAGCGCGCCGGCCGCCTCGTCCAGGTCGGTGCCCTCGGTGGCGACCAGCCGGCGCAGGTAGACCGGTTCCTCGCCGGCCAGCGACTCGGTGACGCAGCGGGCGGTGACGTCACCGACGCCGGGCAGTTCGGTGAGCGTTCCGGCCCGGTTCCGGTCGGTCAGCTCCGTCGCCGGCAGCGCGGCGAGGGCGGTCGCCGCCGAGCGGAACGCGCGTACCCGGTAGGTGGCCTCGTTTGCCCGCTCCAGCAGGAACGCGATCCGACGCAGGTCGGCGACGGGGTCTCTGGCGCTCATGTCTGGTCAACCTACGCGTCCGCGCCGCCGGTCGGGGGACGACCGGCGGCGCGGAGTGTGGACAGCAGGGACGGATCAGGAGTACGGCAGCTTCACCACCGACTGGTTGCCGATGCCGAGGGTGGACGGGTTGACGCCGATCGCCGACCAGACCTCCACCTTCACCGTGCCCCGGGAGAGGTTGCCCAGCGTGCCGACGGCGGAGTGCAGCCCGGCGTTCTGCGTGTAGTGCTCGTAGCCGGGCACCGGATCGGTGGCGAAGTAGCGGTACGTCTCCACCCGGTCGAAGGTGCCGTCACCGGTCAGGTCGTAGGAGACCCGGGCCTGCACGCCGTTGCCTACCGACTGGCCGGCGTCGAGGAACAGGTCGAACCCGGTCTGGCCCCCGGCGTAGGTCAGGTTGAGCCCGGTGGCGGTGAAGACCACCGGGTTGGCCGGGGTGCCGTCGTGGTTCGTGCCACCGGTGCCGGCCACCGTGGCCGTCGTCGCGGTGCCGGAGGCCCCGAGCCCGCCGCCGGGCAGCAGGAACCTGGTCGGCGAGCCGGCCGGCGGGGTGGTCGGCGGCGGGGTCGGGCTGGTCGGGGTCGGCGACGGGCCGGTCGGCGTGGGGCTCGGCCCGGTCGGGGTGGGGGTGGGCGACGTGGTCGGGGACGTGGTCGGCGTGGGGCTCGGGTTGGTGCCGCCGGCCGCGTTGCCACCGCTCCAGGTGTACGCCCCGGTGGTGGCGGTCTTCCCGGCGGCCACGGTGAGGCTGGTGCCGTCGGAGAAGCGCACGGTCAACGGCGCGGCGGTGATGTTGCTTGCCACGTAGGTGCGTGCGCCGTTGCGGTTGAACACGGCGGCCAGCGGATGGTTGGCGGTGACCGTGGTGTCGACCTGGCCGAGCGCGGCGAGGTTGCGGATCCAGTGGAAGGTGTGTGCCCGGCTCTCGCCCTCCTCCGGGGTGTAACCGGGGTTGGCCCGTAGCTTGGCCAGCGCCGCGTCCGGATCACCGAGGGCCAGGAACTGCCAGAGGATGTCCTGCCACACGGTGGGTTCGCCGCCGTTGTTGCGGACCAGTTCGGCGTAGTTCGCCTTGTTGTAGGCCGGCCGGTAGCCGAGGTAGAGGTGGCCGCCGGTGACCGGGAGCATGTTGATGCCCTGGATCATCTCCGGGTCGGCGCTGAACCAGGTCGCGTACGCCCCACCGTCGCCCCAGACCATGCCGACGGTGGAGTGCCCGAACGTCTCCGGGTAGTTCTCGTTGTCGACGTCGAACCAGTACTCCTGGATGGCGGCGGCCTGGGTGGTGTAGATGAACACGCCCGCGTCGCGGACGGCGGTGTTGCCGGTGGCCTGCCCCCACTGGATCAGAGCGTTGGCGAAGTTCATCCCCTCGGACGAGGACTCCTGGTTGTTGCCGGCGTTGAACGAGCCGTGCCCGGCGGCCCAGTCGTGCCCGGCGTAGATGTCGAAGTCCCGCAGGTAGGGGAAGCGGGTGTCGGACCGGTTGTAGTTGTTGGCGTCCCGGATGAGCAGGTCGACCATGCCGCCGTACTGGCTCTGCGTGGCCCACGTCGGGTCGAACTTGGCAAGCGTCGCCGCCGCCGCGACGAAGTACCCGTAGTGGAAGTGGTGGTCGTTGAGTTCCTGGTCGGACCCGTACGACGCCGGGTAGCCGATCAGGGTGCCCCAGTTGCGGTCGTAGTAGAAGACCTTGGCGGTCTTGCCGGGGGTGGCGGTGAACCAGTCGGTCAGGGTGCTGCGGATGGCGTTGAGCGCCGCGTTGCGGGTCTCGGTGTCACCGACCTGGTCGGCGATCTCGGCGATCCGGGCGGCCCGACCGAGGCCCTTGCCGGTCCAGTAGGTGTCGCCGCCGCGCTGGTCCATCGGGTTGCCCCGGACGGCGGCGAGCTGCTCCTTGAGTTGGGTCAGGTCGGTGCCGGACCCGGTGGCCACGGCGGGCACCTCGGGCAGGACGCCGTGGAACTTCATCGTGGTGCGGAAGGAGGCGACCCCGGTCAGCACCTTCATCCGGCCGCGCGCCGACGGGTAGGTCTGGGTGAGCGGGGTGCTGCCGGCGAGCGACTTCCACTGGTGCGGGTAGAGGCTGACCACGGTCTGGGTGGCGGTGCCCTCCCGGGCGGTGGTGGTGAACGAGTACGTGGTGTCCACCGCGCTGGTCGCCGGGTCGTAGGTGTAGTCGACCCGGGTGCCGGTGACGTGCGCGTGGGCGTACCGGCCGTAGCTGGCGGCCAGGGCGGCGCGGGCGGTGGCGTCGGCGGTGGGCGGCAGCAGGGCGACGGAGAAGTAGCCCTTGCCGGCCAGGGTGGAGGTGATCCGTCCGTTGACGACGGTCCAGCTCGCCCCGGTCGGGGCGTACCCGACGTAGTCGTGGCCCCGGACGGTGAAGCCGATGGTGCCGCCGGTGTTCGACCAGACGGTGGCCGCGCCGCCGGTCGGGTTGATCTGGGCGTCGCCACCGGTGGCCTGGAAGTAGGCGAACGGCAGCCCGTGGCCGATGGTGGCGCGCAGGCTCCGCGCCCCGTCACTCCAGTACGGGGTGACCGTCCAGTCGGACCAGTCGTCGACCTTGACGACAGGTACGCCGAGCGCGGCCACCCCGACCCGGATGTCCTCGGTGTAGGTGTACTTGAACTCGCCCACCCCGGTCGAGGTGCCGGTGACGGTGGCGGTGGACGGGGCCGAGAAGCCGAGCCCGTCGGTGAACGTCTGGTACGACAGCGGGTGGGCGTGCAGCGGTTCGCTGTAGGAGCAGTTCGTCTTCTTCCACAGCAGCGACGACCACCAGTCGTTGGTGGGGATCGGCCCGGCGGGGGCGTTGGCGGTGGCGTACTGCCGGGGGTTGGTGGACAGGTCGCCGCAGCCACTGGGCAGCGGGCCGACCGGGTCGGTGGTGTAGCTGCCGGCGCCGACGGTGGCCGCCTCGGCGGGGGTGCCGACGGTGGTGAGGGTGAGGCCGCCGACGGCGACGGCCAACGCGGTGGTGGTGGCGAGCACCCAGGGGGTGCGACGCCGGGGGACGGGAGGTGTCATGGTGCCTCCTCCGCGCGGAGCCGCTGGGACGGCCAACTGCGCGGTTCGTCGGAATTGGGGAGGATAGTTACCTGAGAGAGCGCTCTCTCACTCGGGACGTTAACCGACGGGTAATACCTACGTCAATGCGTACGGCGGGCTACCCGGCAGCGGACGAGCCGCGCGGAGCGCGGGGGCAGCCGTGTTCGCGCTCCCACGCGGCCACCGCCGCGACCGGCGACCGGTTGCCCTTGCCCCGCCAGGAGTCCAGGTACTTCGCCGGCCACACCACACCCCGCCGGATCCACCAGTCGTCGCGCCCGGTGCACTTCGGTGACAACCCGAAGTGCAGGTGGCAGACGTTGTTCGCGTTGCCCGTCCGGCCCACCTCGCCGAGCTGCCGGCCGGCGGTCACCCGGACCCCCGCGTCGATCCCCGCGCTGATCGCACTCAGGTGCGACCCGTAGTACCGCACCCCGTCGTCACCCAGCAACGACACCGACAGACCACCGTTGTACGGACCCAGCGGCCCCTTCTTGTCGAACCGGTCCACCCGGCTCACCTCCAGGACCGTCCCGTCGGTGACCGCCACCACCGGCTCACCGCAGTCGGCGAAGATGTCGGTGCCCGGATACCCCGAGTGCGTCGGGTGGTAGTCGACGTTGCCCGCCCGTACCGGAAAGACCCGGCGCAGGGTGGTCGGGACCGGGGTGGCCGACGGCGACCCGGCCGGGGTCGGCGTGGTCGAGGGTGCGCCGGTGGGGGTCACCGGCACCGACGGCTGGTCACCGGTGGCCACCGCCGTCGGTCCGTCCCAGACCGGGGGCGCGGCCGGTCGGTCCGTCCCGCAGCCACCCAGCAACGCCGCCACCAGCAGCAGGACGGGGTACGCCGGACGGGTGGGCCGTCGGTCGGGCCGCAGCAGGGACATTCGGACATCCTGGCAGACCGCTACGGTGGAGGTCACACCGACAGCGGCACCGGCCGACCCGGTGGGCCGGCTCTCGGCCCTGGCATGACCTGCCGGTCCCCTTCGGTCGGCAGTCCGGCAGGGGCGCTGCGGGTGCGGTGTGGTCCGTCCGGTCGGAGGGGGAGCAGTGAGCATGACGAACCACCAGCCCGGACCCGCTCCGCCGCAGGTCCCGTACGCCTCCTCGGGGCTCTTTCCCGCCGGGCGGCCCCGGCGGCCGACCTGGCGGGAACCGCACCCGGTCACCGGTGCCGCGGTGGCCGCGGGGGGTGCGCTCGCCGCCGCCTGGCTGGTGCTCTTCGGCCTGCTCGGCCGGGACGTCGGCGGGTACGCCTGGTGGACGGTCGTCGCCGGTGCGCTGGCCTGGCTCGCCGCACTGGCTCTGGTCCGGTACGGCGACCGGGGGGTCGGCACCGGCGTCGCTATCGTCACCGCGGGTGGTTGGAGCATCGCGTTCGCAGTCGTCGTGACACGGTGGGCGGTCAGCGCGGACTGGCCGATGTGGTGACTCACGGTGATCGCACGGCTTCGTTTGCCGCATCATCTTGACGTACTCGCTGTGACTGGGGACGCTCTTGTCATGGCCTGGAACACCCCGCGGCTCGACTCCGAGCGGAGCCGGCGTCGCCTGCAGATTCTCGCCGAGCTGGCGGGAGCCCGCTCGGTACGCCAGCGGGAACGGCCCCAGCGGGAACGCACCGAGCGGCTACGCCAGCTCATCGCCACCCGTCGCCGCGTCGCCGGCTGACGAACTTTCCGGGATTGCCCGGTCCTTCGGGGCGTTGACCGGTCGGCTGCCGACCCGACCGGTTAACGTGCACGCGTAACGAGTCGGCCGTGCCGAGGTCTTTTGGGGGAACCATGTCGTACTTCGCTGCCGCCGTGGTGCGCGACGAGGGCGGCTGGAACGCCGCCGAGGTGAACCTGCGGGGCGCCACCGACATCGACGAGGTCGCCGACCGGCTGCGCGATGTCGAACCGGAGGCCGACGTGTCGCTGCTCTTCGTCGAGGCCGACGACGCGTACCTGGTGCTGCTGCGCCTCGACGAGGGAGAGGACCTGAAGGTCTTCGGTTCCGATTCGGCGTACGCGGAGGAGTCCCGGCTGGGTGCGCTGCTCGTCGGCGATCTCAAGACCTCGGTCACCGGCCTCGACGACGTCGACGAGCCGCCGTCGACCACCGCCGGTGGGGGCGACGAGGAGAGCGAGCAACCGGTCGTGGACCCCGAGGCCGACCCGGTGGGCGACGCCGACATCCTCGCCGATCTGGGCATCTCCGCCCAGCATCTGCTCAAGCTCTGTGCCCACGAGGGCATGCTCCCGGCCGACGTGACCGCCGAGGTGTGCCAGGTGCTCGGCTGCGTCGACGAGGTCGAAGAGCTGCGTGAGGTCTGAGCCCTCACCCGCCGGCGACGACGTGACAGGGGCGTTCGGCACCGACGGTGGCCCGACGGTGCCGATGGGAAGCGGCCCGGGGGCGACCGGCCGGCAGGCCGTTCCGGATTCCACCGGCCGCCGGCAACGGCACGAGCGGTGGATGCGCCGCGCGCTGGAGATCGCCGTCACCGGCCCGGACCTACCCTCCGCCGACGGTCCCGTCGGGCCGGACAGTTCCATCGGGCCCGGCGGTTTCGGTGGTGGGGCGGTGGAGGACGTGCCGGTGGGTGCGGTGGTCTACGGCCCGGACGGCACCGAGTTGGCCGTCGGCCGTAACGAACGGGAGTTGACCGGGGATCCGACCGCCCACGCCGAGGTGCTGGCGTTGCGGCGGGCCGCTGCGCGGTTGGGCCGCTGGCGGCTGGACGACTGCACGCTTGTGGTGACCCTGGAGCCGTGCACCATGTGCGCGGGCGCGCTGGTGCTGGCCCGGATCTCGACTGTCGTCTTCGGCGCCTGGGAGCCCAAGACCGGGGCCGCCGGCTCGCTCTGGGACGTGCTGCGCGACCGTCGCCTCAACCACCGCCCCGAGGTCTATGCCGGCGTCCTGGCCGCCGAGAACGCCACCATCCTGCGCGCCTTCTTCCGCTGACCAGCTAACGGGCAGCCGCCTGACGGTCCCGTGCGACCACCCGGGCTTTCCGTGCGGCCCCCGGCGGGCTCCTGCCTGATCAACTCGACAGGGCCGATGCGGCGGTGTCCGCGTGCCGGCGATACCACCGCATCGGCCCTGTGGTGGGCCGGGCTCAGCGGGTGACGGCGGTGTCCAGGGCGATCTCCACCATCTGGCCGAAGGTCTGCTCGCGTTCCTGCGCGGTGGTCTTCGCGCCGGTCTTGATGTGGTCGCTGACCGTCAGCAGGGTCAGCGCGCGGGCCTTGAACCGGGCGGCGATCGTGTAGAGGGCGGCCGACTCCATCTCCACCGCCAGCACGCCGTAGTCGGCGAGGGTGTCGTACAGGTCCGGCCGGTCGGTGTAGAAGGCGTCGGCGGCGAGGATCGGCCCGACGTGCATGGTGATGCCGCGCCGCTCGGCCACCTCGACCGAGGTACGCAGCAACCCGAAGTCGGCGACCGGGGCGTAGTCGATCAACCCGTCGAAGCGCATCCGGTTCATGTTCGAGTCGGTCGACGACCCGATCGCCGCGATCAGGTCCCGCAGTTGGAGATCCTCGGTGAGCGCGCCGCAGGAGCCGACCCGGATCAGGGTCTTCCCGCCGTACTCGTTGATCAGCTCGTGGGCGTAGATGGAGGCGGACGGCATGCCCATGCCCGAACCCTGGACGGAGACCTCGACGCCGTTCCACCGCCCGGTGAAGCCCAGCATGCCCCGCACCGTCGAGTAGCACGTGGCGTCCTCGAGGTAGGTCTCCGCGATCCACTTGGCCCGCAGCGGGTCGCCCGGCATCAGGACCCGCTCGGCGATCTCGCCCGGCTTCGCGCCGATGTGCGTACTCATGGCAAAGATCCTGCCAGGCCGGCCGGGGCGATACCGGTGCGGCATCGGAACCGGGGTTCCTGTACCCTCGTCGGCGGTGGCGTGTCCGAGTGGCCTAAGGAGCACGCCTCGAAAGCGTGTGAGGGTTTACGCCCTCCGCGGGTTCAAATCCCGCCGCCACCGCTCACGAACAGGCGAAACGCCCGGTCGATCCGCGAGGATCGCACCGGGCGTTCCGTTTGTGGTCTCAGTTTCGGTCTCAGTTGCTGCTCAGGAGGGCGTTTTCGGGTCCTCCGTCGGGTTGTCCCAGAGCAGC harbors:
- a CDS encoding glycosyl hydrolase; translated protein: MTPPVPRRRTPWVLATTTALAVAVGGLTLTTVGTPAEAATVGAGSYTTDPVGPLPSGCGDLSTNPRQYATANAPAGPIPTNDWWSSLLWKKTNCSYSEPLHAHPLSYQTFTDGLGFSAPSTATVTGTSTGVGEFKYTYTEDIRVGVAALGVPVVKVDDWSDWTVTPYWSDGARSLRATIGHGLPFAYFQATGGDAQINPTGGAATVWSNTGGTIGFTVRGHDYVGYAPTGASWTVVNGRITSTLAGKGYFSVALLPPTADATARAALAASYGRYAHAHVTGTRVDYTYDPATSAVDTTYSFTTTAREGTATQTVVSLYPHQWKSLAGSTPLTQTYPSARGRMKVLTGVASFRTTMKFHGVLPEVPAVATGSGTDLTQLKEQLAAVRGNPMDQRGGDTYWTGKGLGRAARIAEIADQVGDTETRNAALNAIRSTLTDWFTATPGKTAKVFYYDRNWGTLIGYPASYGSDQELNDHHFHYGYFVAAAATLAKFDPTWATQSQYGGMVDLLIRDANNYNRSDTRFPYLRDFDIYAGHDWAAGHGSFNAGNNQESSSEGMNFANALIQWGQATGNTAVRDAGVFIYTTQAAAIQEYWFDVDNENYPETFGHSTVGMVWGDGGAYATWFSADPEMIQGINMLPVTGGHLYLGYRPAYNKANYAELVRNNGGEPTVWQDILWQFLALGDPDAALAKLRANPGYTPEEGESRAHTFHWIRNLAALGQVDTTVTANHPLAAVFNRNGARTYVASNITAAPLTVRFSDGTSLTVAAGKTATTGAYTWSGGNAAGGTNPSPTPTTSPTTSPTPTPTGPSPTPTGPSPTPTSPTPPPTTPPAGSPTRFLLPGGGLGASGTATTATVAGTGGTNHDGTPANPVVFTATGLNLTYAGGQTGFDLFLDAGQSVGNGVQARVSYDLTGDGTFDRVETYRYFATDPVPGYEHYTQNAGLHSAVGTLGNLSRGTVKVEVWSAIGVNPSTLGIGNQSVVKLPYS
- a CDS encoding PHP domain-containing protein, whose translation is MSARDPVADLRRIAFLLERANEATYRVRAFRSAATALAALPATELTDRNRAGTLTELPGVGDVTARCVTESLAGEEPVYLRRLVATEGTDLDEAAGALRAALRGDCHTHSDWSDGGSPIEEMALAAVEIGHEYVVLTDHSPRLTVARGLTADRLRQQLDHVAAVNAALPEGFRILTGIEVDILADGSLDQDEELLARLDVVVGSVHSGLRDERARMTRRMLTAVANPHLDILGHCTGRMVSSRPAGVTGPGDRGHRARTRPESDFDADAVFAACAEHDVAVEINSRPERQDPPKRLIRRALEAGCRFAIDTDAHAPGQLDWQRFGCVRAALCGVPADRVVNTWPADRLVDWTRTRTHS
- a CDS encoding DMT family transporter, whose protein sequence is MTGHTTPDRAALRTWLPGFLALAAIWGSSFLFIKVGIAELHPLHLTLYRVATGAATLLVVLVLLRDRLPREPRVWVHMVVVAAFGVAIPFTLFGYGEQRVESMLAGIWNATTPLFVLPLAVLVFRTERLTARAAVGLGLGFLGVLVVLGVWEGVGGAHFAGQLMCFGAAACYGVAIPYQKRFVAGSAHSGLSLSAAQLLVATAQLAVVGPLVAGVPPAPTGLSWPVVGSVLALGALGTGLAFVINLRNIRMAGASTAATVTYLVPIFAVLIGALVLGERLNWHQPAGALVVLLGVAVAQGLLGPRRPRRTPAAASSSGVEPLSGVEPLSGGVRRSGTPSAAGR
- a CDS encoding Uma2 family endonuclease, with the translated sequence MRSSTNGAAPVPALAGGWTVRQAERHLPAGALAGARHECVDGRLVVTPFPPAVESVATAALASAFVPAAEATGRHVLGRVNLTFTASCWIQPDVTVLHSLPADDEQERWVTATLCTMAVEFVRRGDRPDPVDRLRRCATAGVPWFLRVELDRRPQRMTATLWGRDDGGGYPVVCRAVGGQRLRSRLPFPIDFAPARLLPRTRQACSTTGTDDHVGSQRGTNR
- the deoD gene encoding purine-nucleoside phosphorylase, whose product is MSTHIGAKPGEIAERVLMPGDPLRAKWIAETYLEDATCYSTVRGMLGFTGRWNGVEVSVQGSGMGMPSASIYAHELINEYGGKTLIRVGSCGALTEDLQLRDLIAAIGSSTDSNMNRMRFDGLIDYAPVADFGLLRTSVEVAERRGITMHVGPILAADAFYTDRPDLYDTLADYGVLAVEMESAALYTIAARFKARALTLLTVSDHIKTGAKTTAQEREQTFGQMVEIALDTAVTR
- a CDS encoding nucleoside deaminase → MGSGPGATGRQAVPDSTGRRQRHERWMRRALEIAVTGPDLPSADGPVGPDSSIGPGGFGGGAVEDVPVGAVVYGPDGTELAVGRNERELTGDPTAHAEVLALRRAAARLGRWRLDDCTLVVTLEPCTMCAGALVLARISTVVFGAWEPKTGAAGSLWDVLRDRRLNHRPEVYAGVLAAENATILRAFFR
- a CDS encoding peptidoglycan DD-metalloendopeptidase family protein, which produces MLTAPPPTGRTTPHPQRPCRTADRRGPAGHARAESRPTGSAGAAVGVTSTVAVCQDVRMSLLRPDRRPTRPAYPVLLLVAALLGGCGTDRPAAPPVWDGPTAVATGDQPSVPVTPTGAPSTTPTPAGSPSATPVPTTLRRVFPVRAGNVDYHPTHSGYPGTDIFADCGEPVVAVTDGTVLEVSRVDRFDKKGPLGPYNGGLSVSLLGDDGVRYYGSHLSAISAGIDAGVRVTAGRQLGEVGRTGNANNVCHLHFGLSPKCTGRDDWWIRRGVVWPAKYLDSWRGKGNRSPVAAVAAWEREHGCPRAPRGSSAAG
- a CDS encoding tRNA adenosine deaminase-associated protein, which produces MSYFAAAVVRDEGGWNAAEVNLRGATDIDEVADRLRDVEPEADVSLLFVEADDAYLVLLRLDEGEDLKVFGSDSAYAEESRLGALLVGDLKTSVTGLDDVDEPPSTTAGGGDEESEQPVVDPEADPVGDADILADLGISAQHLLKLCAHEGMLPADVTAEVCQVLGCVDEVEELREV